From a single Aquarana catesbeiana isolate 2022-GZ linkage group LG09, ASM4218655v1, whole genome shotgun sequence genomic region:
- the LOC141108879 gene encoding olfactory receptor 6N1-like — MLIFDYGNRTLASVFIIVGFETIREVGLFLFCLFLCMYIVTIGAHILIIGLVILDHNLHKPMYMFLANFSVAEICYITATVPKMLDALLTGNKEISYSACMAQFYSFFASGATENCFLVVMGYDRYVAICQPLYYHTMMAKKNSLALAIGAWAGGLLAATSPTLWVSTLNFCYPNRIEHFFCDYAPLLKLSCEDTSKGEFAFTVVSWSLILGCFFLTLMSYAFIIFSVLKISSTEGQKKAFSTCASHLTVVCIFNGTVIFMYIRPTSTIRFTLDKVVSIFYSVVTPLLNPIIYCLRNKDVKNAAYKGLQEIGI; from the coding sequence ATGCTGATATTCGACTATGGGAACCGAACCCTGGCCTCCGTTTTCATCATTGTTGGGTTTGAGACAATTCGAGAGGTGGGGCTCTTTCTGTTCTGTCTTTTCCTGTGCATGTACATTGTAACTATTGGTGCCCATATACTCATCATAGGTCTTGTCATCCTAGATCATAATCTTCATAAACCGATGTACATGTTTTTGGCTAACTTCTCTGTAGCAGAGATCTGCTATATTACAGCAACTGTGCCCAAGATGCTTGATGCCCTCTTGACCGGGAATAAAGAGATCTCCTACTCTGCTTGTATGGCTCAGTTTTACAGCTTCTTTGCCTCTGGAGCCACTGAAAACTGTTTCTTGGTTGTCATGGGCTATGACCGCTATGTAGCCATCTGTCAACCTTTGTACTATCATACCATGATGGCCAAAAAAAACAGTCTTGCTTTAGCCATAGGAGCCTGGGCTGGTGGTCTATTGGCTGCCACATCTCCTACTCTATGGGTATCTACCCTGAACTTCTGCTACCCCAACCGCATTGAACATTTCTTTTGTGATTATGCCCCTCTTTTGAAGCTCTCCTGCGAAGACACTTCCAAAGGAGAGTTTGCTTTCACTGTTGTATCTTGGAGTCTCATCTTGGGCTGTTTTTTCCTAACACTGATGTCTTATGCCTTCATAATCTTCTCTGTTCTAAAAATTTCTTCCACTGAGGGACAGAAAAAGGCCTTCAGCACTTGTGCTTCCCATTTAACTGTAGTATGCATCTTCAACGGGACAGTCATTTTCATGTACATACGACCCACCTCCACTATTCGCTTCACATTAGACAAGGTGGTATCTATCTTCTACAGCGTTGTGACTCCACTCTTGAACCCCATCATCTACTGCCTTAGGAACAAAGATGTCAAAAATGCAGCATACAAAGGTTTACAAGAGATTGGGATATGA